A part of Pectinatus sottacetonis genomic DNA contains:
- a CDS encoding protein-glutamate methylesterase/protein-glutamine glutaminase produces MIRVLIADDSSFMRKILSDLFKANSDFEVVGTAINGKDTIEKVLKLKPDILTLDINMPVLDGLKALKIIMEECPLPVVMISSLTKAGADETIKALELGAVDFINKTGGSISRVDTISNEIIEKCYAATRANLRSAMRQANLSNLGSKRKKLLFPSLSSNKLIAIGTSTGGPKALQYVITKLPADLPCGVVVVQHMPPGFTKSLADRLNQMSQVTVKEAENGESIKPAHVYIAPGNYHMLVNKDTRGNIITLNQNPPIGNHRPSVNALFDSVVPFGKNLVSVILTGMGNDGTVGMQHIKKVHGYIIAENEATSVVYGMPKSVVDLGIADEVLPIDEIANAIVNAIKRI; encoded by the coding sequence TTGATTCGTGTTTTAATTGCAGATGATTCTAGCTTTATGCGAAAAATTTTGTCAGATTTATTTAAGGCAAATTCAGATTTTGAAGTAGTAGGTACAGCCATAAATGGCAAAGATACTATAGAAAAAGTTTTAAAATTAAAGCCGGACATTCTTACCCTTGATATTAATATGCCGGTTTTAGATGGATTGAAGGCATTGAAAATAATAATGGAAGAATGTCCCTTACCAGTAGTTATGATAAGCAGCCTTACTAAGGCGGGAGCTGATGAAACTATAAAGGCCTTGGAACTAGGTGCAGTTGATTTTATTAACAAAACAGGTGGCAGTATATCACGCGTGGATACTATAAGTAATGAAATAATAGAAAAATGTTATGCAGCTACTCGAGCAAATTTACGCTCAGCTATGCGTCAAGCAAATTTATCTAATCTAGGATCAAAAAGGAAAAAGTTATTATTCCCTTCTTTAAGTTCCAATAAACTAATTGCTATCGGTACATCAACAGGAGGACCGAAAGCCCTACAATATGTAATCACAAAATTACCAGCTGATCTGCCCTGTGGAGTGGTTGTTGTCCAGCATATGCCGCCTGGTTTCACAAAATCACTAGCAGACAGGTTAAATCAAATGTCACAAGTTACTGTGAAAGAAGCAGAAAATGGTGAGAGTATAAAACCAGCACATGTCTATATAGCCCCTGGTAATTATCATATGCTTGTAAATAAAGATACTCGCGGCAATATAATTACTTTAAATCAAAATCCTCCTATAGGAAATCATAGACCTTCAGTAAATGCTTTATTTGATTCAGTTGTTCCTTTCGGCAAGAATCTTGTATCAGTAATACTTACTGGAATGGGAAATGATGGTACTGTAGGAATGCAGCATATAAAAAAAGTTCATGGTTACATAATTGCTGAAAACGAAGCTACTTCAGTAGTATATGGAATGCCTAAATCAGTTGTAGATCTTGGTATAGCTGATGAAGTATTGCCTATAGATGAAATAGCCAATGCAATAGTTAATGCTATAAAAAGAATTTAA
- the flhA gene encoding flagellar biosynthesis protein FlhA, which produces MSIPSSAAAGNFIHKYSDIVVALAIVTIVIMMIIPLPTFLLDLLLCLNITLALTIVMITIYNVEPLDFSVFPSLLLITTLFRLALNVSSTRLILLDGYAGEIITSFGNFVVGGNPVVGFIVFVILIIIQFVVITKGAERVAEVSARFTLDAMPGKQMAIDADLNQGAITDAEAKARREKIQREADFYGAMDGASKFVKGDAIAAIIIIIINIFGGFIIGMAQRHLTIAQSLQQYTLLTVGEGLVNQIPALLISTATGIIVTRAASNANLGRDLTSQIFRNPRIFFIVSSVLLFLAIIPGLPGVPFCILALIALTIGYFLYKSQKTSLATSQVKQKEKDKEAIKKPENVVSLLQVDPMELEIGYSLIPLVDTGQGGDLLERIVMIRRQCALELGLVVPTIRIRDNIQIKPNAYIIKLKGIEIAKGELLLDHYLAMNSGTVVEEIEGIETTEPAFGLPAIWITEAQREQAELNGYTVVDAVSVLATHLTEEIKAHADEILGRQETQNLIDNIKKTSPSVVEELIPDLLTVGEIQKVLANLLHERVSIRDMGTILEVLSDYARVTKDTDILTEYVRHALARQITNQYVQNNTLPCVSLDPDVENKIASSIQRTDRGAFINLDPNITKNIIVSLNNVLQKLTDMGYQPIVLTGPAVRPYFRQLVERSISGIIVLSQAEIEPSVEIQILGVVKL; this is translated from the coding sequence ATGTCCATACCTTCTTCTGCAGCAGCAGGAAATTTTATACATAAATATAGTGACATCGTCGTTGCTTTAGCCATTGTTACAATTGTCATTATGATGATAATTCCATTACCTACTTTTTTGCTGGATTTATTGTTATGTTTAAATATAACATTAGCTCTAACTATTGTTATGATAACTATTTATAATGTTGAACCATTGGATTTTTCTGTTTTTCCATCGCTGCTGTTAATTACAACATTGTTTCGTTTAGCATTAAATGTATCTTCAACAAGATTGATTTTACTAGACGGATATGCCGGAGAGATAATAACTTCCTTTGGTAACTTTGTTGTTGGAGGTAATCCAGTAGTTGGGTTTATTGTTTTCGTAATTTTGATAATTATACAATTTGTCGTAATTACAAAGGGGGCAGAACGTGTTGCAGAAGTTTCTGCCCGTTTTACATTAGATGCTATGCCTGGAAAGCAGATGGCTATTGATGCAGATTTAAATCAAGGTGCAATTACTGATGCTGAAGCAAAGGCAAGACGCGAAAAAATACAGCGTGAAGCAGATTTTTATGGTGCTATGGATGGGGCCAGTAAGTTTGTCAAGGGTGATGCTATAGCGGCTATCATAATAATTATTATTAATATTTTTGGTGGTTTTATAATTGGTATGGCCCAAAGGCATCTGACTATTGCCCAATCACTACAGCAATATACATTGTTGACCGTAGGAGAAGGATTAGTAAATCAGATACCAGCCCTGCTTATATCAACCGCTACTGGTATCATAGTAACAAGAGCTGCCTCTAATGCAAATTTAGGACGTGATTTAACTAGTCAAATATTTAGAAATCCCCGGATATTTTTCATTGTATCATCAGTTTTGTTATTTTTGGCTATAATTCCGGGTCTACCAGGAGTACCTTTTTGTATCTTAGCTTTAATTGCATTAACAATAGGTTATTTCCTGTATAAGTCGCAAAAAACAAGTTTAGCTACAAGTCAAGTTAAGCAGAAAGAAAAGGATAAAGAGGCCATTAAAAAGCCTGAAAATGTGGTATCACTTCTCCAAGTAGATCCAATGGAATTGGAAATCGGTTATAGTTTGATCCCCCTTGTTGATACAGGACAGGGTGGTGATTTACTAGAACGAATCGTAATGATTCGACGTCAATGTGCTTTAGAACTTGGTTTGGTTGTACCTACTATAAGAATACGTGATAATATCCAGATAAAGCCTAATGCATATATAATAAAATTAAAAGGAATTGAAATAGCTAAGGGCGAATTATTACTTGACCACTATTTAGCAATGAATTCAGGAACTGTAGTAGAAGAAATAGAAGGTATTGAAACAACAGAACCAGCATTTGGATTACCTGCTATTTGGATTACAGAGGCGCAAAGAGAACAAGCAGAGCTTAATGGTTATACTGTAGTAGATGCAGTGTCGGTTTTGGCTACTCATTTGACAGAAGAAATCAAAGCACATGCTGATGAAATACTCGGACGACAAGAAACGCAGAATCTTATTGATAATATTAAAAAGACAAGTCCATCTGTGGTAGAGGAACTTATTCCCGATCTCCTTACTGTGGGAGAAATACAAAAAGTCCTGGCTAATTTACTTCATGAACGTGTATCCATACGTGATATGGGAACAATTTTAGAAGTGTTATCGGATTATGCGCGAGTAACGAAGGATACGGATATATTGACAGAATACGTACGACACGCTTTAGCTAGGCAGATTACTAATCAATACGTACAGAATAACACACTGCCTTGTGTTTCTCTTGATCCTGATGTTGAGAATAAGATTGCTTCTTCTATTCAGCGAACAGATCGAGGTGCATTTATTAATCTTGATCCTAATATAACAAAAAACATAATAGTTTCCTTGAATAATGTTTTACAAAAATTAACTGATATGGGATATCAGCCGATTGTTTTAACGGGACCGGCTGTACGTCCATATTTTAGACAATTAGTTGAACGTTCAATTTCGGGAATTATAGTATTATCTCAGGCAGAAATAGAGCCAAGTGTAGAGATTCAAATTCTTGGGGTGGTGAAATTATAA
- a CDS encoding chemotaxis protein CheA, translated as MDTNQYMEMFLEESRDHLQSLNEHLLDLEKDPTDSDAINEIFRSAHTLKGMSATMGYTTIAELTHDMENVLDLIRNDKLTADEDIVDVLFKCIDALQQMVDNVSNGDPEDAVDVKALVDKLNAIASGNANAAKPAAPVPSQNKAAAAVPKENVPKTDIDLTDIDMDLIENAKKSGLRALHVKIELADTCVLKAVRAYMVMSALDEIGEVIKSIPAAEDLEQEKFDYTFDLVLLTGEEETKVESVIERISEIKNVTVTLIQINNSAKKETSKNAPAPIAASKPKAPVKKKQAIQHHDNLKSGQSVRVGIEKLDSLMNLVGELVINKTRLEQIGNTHRIAELVETVEQMDRVTGDLQSIVMKVRMVPVGQVFNRFPRVVRDLAKELNKEVNLTIEGEDTELDRTVIDEIGDPLVHLIRNSMDHGIEHPDDREAKGKSRVGQVGLIARHEGNNVIIMVTDDGAGIDASVIRNKAVEKNIITQEDADNMTDAEAVRLIFLPGFSTSEVITDVSGRGVGMDVVRTTIEALGGVIDVETKKNEGSIFKIKLPLTLAIIQALLVNVQEEIYAIPLAAIDSTINITPEDIKTIQNKETIVIRGEIIPIVRLDKALNVKHIDENKETEEIYVVVVHIGDKKCGIMVDKLIGQQEIVIKTLGKLLSGIKVISGATVLGNGQIALILDVAILMQ; from the coding sequence ATGGATACTAATCAATACATGGAGATGTTTTTAGAAGAATCACGCGATCATTTACAGTCACTTAATGAACATCTTCTGGATCTTGAAAAAGACCCCACAGATTCTGATGCCATAAATGAAATATTCAGAAGTGCTCATACTTTAAAAGGTATGTCAGCAACTATGGGGTACACTACAATTGCAGAACTTACGCATGATATGGAAAATGTCTTAGATCTAATTCGTAATGATAAGCTAACTGCTGATGAAGATATTGTCGATGTATTATTTAAATGTATTGATGCCTTGCAGCAGATGGTTGATAATGTAAGTAACGGTGATCCTGAAGATGCTGTCGATGTAAAAGCCTTAGTAGATAAATTGAATGCTATTGCGTCAGGTAATGCCAATGCTGCAAAACCTGCAGCACCTGTACCTTCTCAAAATAAAGCAGCTGCTGCAGTACCCAAGGAAAATGTTCCCAAAACAGATATTGATTTAACAGATATTGATATGGATCTTATTGAAAATGCCAAAAAATCCGGACTGCGTGCTTTGCATGTTAAAATTGAATTGGCAGATACATGCGTATTAAAGGCAGTCCGTGCCTATATGGTAATGTCTGCATTGGATGAAATTGGTGAAGTAATAAAATCTATACCTGCTGCCGAAGATTTGGAACAAGAAAAATTTGATTATACTTTTGATTTGGTATTATTAACCGGTGAAGAAGAAACAAAAGTTGAATCTGTAATAGAAAGAATATCAGAAATAAAAAATGTAACTGTTACTTTAATACAGATAAATAATTCTGCTAAAAAAGAAACTTCCAAGAATGCTCCTGCACCTATTGCCGCTTCTAAGCCAAAGGCTCCAGTTAAAAAGAAACAGGCAATTCAACATCATGATAATTTAAAAAGTGGTCAGTCCGTACGTGTTGGTATTGAAAAACTAGATTCCTTAATGAATTTAGTGGGAGAACTGGTAATTAATAAGACCCGTTTGGAACAAATAGGTAATACACACCGTATTGCTGAATTAGTAGAAACTGTTGAACAAATGGATCGTGTAACTGGAGATTTGCAGTCTATAGTAATGAAAGTAAGGATGGTACCAGTTGGACAAGTATTCAATAGATTTCCTCGTGTTGTCCGTGATTTGGCTAAAGAGCTTAACAAAGAAGTAAATCTCACCATAGAAGGTGAAGATACTGAATTAGACAGAACAGTTATTGATGAAATAGGTGATCCTTTAGTTCACTTAATACGTAATTCAATGGACCATGGAATAGAACATCCTGATGATCGTGAAGCAAAAGGCAAATCACGTGTCGGTCAAGTTGGACTTATAGCAAGACATGAAGGAAATAACGTAATCATTATGGTAACTGATGATGGAGCTGGAATAGATGCTTCTGTTATCCGCAATAAGGCTGTGGAAAAAAATATTATCACACAGGAAGATGCTGATAATATGACTGATGCTGAAGCAGTTCGCTTGATATTCCTGCCAGGTTTTTCTACCTCTGAAGTTATAACTGATGTATCTGGACGTGGTGTAGGCATGGATGTAGTCAGAACTACCATTGAAGCTTTAGGTGGGGTCATTGACGTTGAAACCAAGAAAAATGAAGGAAGCATATTTAAGATAAAATTACCATTGACACTTGCTATAATCCAGGCATTATTGGTAAATGTTCAAGAAGAAATTTATGCTATTCCGCTGGCAGCCATTGACAGTACAATTAATATTACTCCTGAAGATATTAAAACCATTCAAAATAAAGAAACCATTGTCATTCGGGGAGAAATAATTCCTATTGTGCGGCTTGATAAAGCACTTAATGTAAAACATATTGACGAAAATAAAGAAACCGAAGAAATATATGTAGTTGTGGTACACATAGGCGATAAAAAATGTGGTATTATGGTAGATAAACTCATAGGTCAACAGGAAATAGTCATTAAAACTTTAGGAAAATTATTATCAGGAATAAAAGTTATATCTGGCGCAACTGTTTTAGGCAATGGACAAATTGCCCTTATATTAGATGTAGCTATTTTGATGCAGTAA
- a CDS encoding chemotaxis protein CheW, with amino-acid sequence MDQQEVSSSEVQIVAFKLKREEYGISILNVEEIKRLTDITRVPFTPEFIKGVMNLRGSVLPVIDLKKRIGLPDAEYSDATRIIVVKLEDITVGMIVDAVTEVLAIDSANITNSKQITSTESEAHSESNKFITGIGNLNNRLVILLNLPEILGLNSENK; translated from the coding sequence ATGGATCAGCAGGAAGTTTCATCAAGTGAAGTACAGATAGTTGCCTTTAAATTAAAACGGGAAGAATATGGAATAAGTATTTTAAATGTAGAAGAAATAAAGCGTCTTACAGATATAACTCGCGTTCCGTTTACACCAGAATTTATAAAAGGAGTTATGAATTTAAGAGGTAGTGTCCTGCCTGTAATTGATTTAAAAAAACGCATTGGTCTGCCAGATGCTGAATATTCCGATGCAACCAGAATTATTGTTGTAAAGCTAGAAGATATTACTGTCGGAATGATCGTTGATGCAGTTACAGAAGTTTTGGCTATAGATAGTGCTAATATAACAAATTCCAAACAAATAACTTCTACAGAAAGTGAAGCACATTCTGAATCTAATAAATTTATAACTGGTATTGGCAATTTAAATAACAGACTGGTTATTTTGTTAAATCTACCGGAAATTTTAGGTCTTAACAGTGAAAATAAATGA
- a CDS encoding chemotaxis protein CheC: protein MLNLSAMQLDAIREIGNVGAGNSATALSQLINKKIDMDVPSVSVVPLADVPELVGGPDTMVAGIFLRVYGKAPGSVLFLMPKESAFYLVEHLLGEPKNSDGELDEMDQSALMEIGNILAGAYLNALSYYTKLTLLPSIPAMAVDMAGAILNVVIVQLGQMGDHALVIETQFLSEDDGINGHFFLIPDSGSLQTILNAVGVK from the coding sequence ATGTTGAATTTATCAGCTATGCAATTGGATGCTATAAGGGAAATTGGTAATGTCGGCGCGGGGAATTCTGCTACTGCATTATCTCAGCTTATAAATAAAAAAATTGATATGGATGTTCCTAGCGTTTCTGTAGTTCCTTTAGCTGATGTTCCAGAATTAGTTGGTGGTCCTGACACTATGGTAGCAGGTATATTTTTACGTGTATATGGCAAAGCGCCGGGCAGTGTTTTATTTTTAATGCCTAAAGAAAGTGCCTTTTATTTGGTAGAACATTTATTAGGCGAGCCCAAAAATAGTGATGGCGAATTAGACGAAATGGATCAGTCAGCATTGATGGAAATTGGCAATATACTTGCAGGTGCTTATTTGAATGCATTGTCATACTATACAAAATTAACATTATTACCATCCATTCCTGCTATGGCTGTTGATATGGCTGGTGCTATTCTAAATGTTGTAATAGTTCAATTAGGTCAAATGGGGGATCACGCATTAGTAATTGAAACACAGTTTTTATCCGAAGATGACGGAATAAATGGACATTTTTTCCTAATTCCTGATTCTGGTTCGCTCCAAACAATTTTAAATGCGGTAGGAGTGAAATAA
- a CDS encoding flagellar brake protein — MRCLDIFKTKKILKVGQRVEITEIGKEKIDIEETYTSRVEDIKDNEVSLALPVDYRLCPVIPLKNELIAGRIIEDECVYNFTAHYNKISNIPIPVWIVNISDTVIKSQNREFVRVKTHLSLKLIITNSDGSMGEPFKAMSVDISGNGISFLTDKKIKLAAKLVLDTEPIPLVGRISTFVEVKRCSLTKDKLHYLLGCKFINLPKQIQNKLVKHLFAKQRETINKGIKLK, encoded by the coding sequence ATGAGATGCCTTGATATTTTTAAAACAAAAAAGATCTTAAAAGTCGGACAAAGAGTAGAAATAACTGAAATTGGCAAAGAAAAAATTGACATAGAAGAGACATATACCAGTAGAGTAGAAGATATAAAAGACAATGAAGTATCTTTAGCTCTTCCTGTGGACTATCGTTTATGCCCTGTAATTCCTCTTAAAAATGAACTTATAGCAGGACGTATTATTGAAGATGAGTGTGTGTATAATTTTACTGCACACTACAATAAAATAAGCAATATTCCTATTCCAGTATGGATAGTTAATATATCTGACACAGTAATTAAGTCACAAAATAGAGAATTTGTCAGAGTTAAAACCCATCTTTCGTTGAAATTGATTATTACCAATAGCGATGGCAGTATGGGAGAGCCTTTTAAGGCAATGAGTGTAGATATAAGTGGTAATGGTATATCATTTTTGACTGATAAGAAAATAAAATTGGCAGCAAAATTAGTTTTGGATACAGAACCTATTCCTTTAGTTGGACGAATTTCTACTTTTGTAGAGGTAAAACGATGTTCTTTGACGAAGGATAAGTTACACTATTTATTAGGCTGTAAATTTATAAATCTACCAAAGCAAATTCAAAATAAATTAGTTAAACATTTATTTGCAAAACAAAGAGAAACTATTAATAAAGGTATTAAACTAAAATAA
- the flhB gene encoding flagellar biosynthesis protein FlhB, with amino-acid sequence MNYMAVLRPCCRQFISCCNVNQPKFDLQLFAGEKTEDPTTKRLSDAHKKGQVAKSQDLSASIVILIGFFTLWGYGQYMYEEITQFMAFIFMNMPLVIDTEYIIHLFFETMGVLAKTVLPVMLAILLAGLALNYYQVGFIFTVEPLSFDLNRLNPITGMGRIFSKRSLMELFKSIAKILIVGYFVYLYIIDEVIQMPKLIFMDLQMALITIVNIIFKLAFEICAVLLILGIIDFMYQKWQHKQELKMSKQDIKDEFKQSEGDPQVKGKIKQKQKQMSIQRMMHEVPKADVIITNPTHFAIALKYEQGMTAPLIIAKGQDLVAQKIKAIAREAHIVIVENKPLARALYLSTEIGDVVPQELYKAVAEVLAYVYRLKKKKLA; translated from the coding sequence ATGAATTATATGGCAGTATTACGACCATGCTGCAGGCAATTTATTAGCTGCTGCAATGTAAATCAACCCAAGTTTGATTTACAATTATTTGCGGGGGAAAAAACTGAAGATCCTACAACAAAGCGTTTATCTGATGCTCATAAAAAAGGACAGGTTGCTAAAAGTCAGGATTTGTCAGCATCAATTGTCATATTAATTGGTTTTTTTACTTTATGGGGCTATGGCCAATATATGTATGAAGAAATAACTCAGTTTATGGCCTTCATTTTTATGAATATGCCACTTGTAATAGACACTGAGTATATTATTCATTTGTTCTTTGAAACTATGGGAGTATTGGCTAAAACGGTATTGCCCGTCATGCTTGCTATTTTACTTGCAGGACTAGCATTAAATTATTATCAAGTTGGATTTATTTTTACTGTGGAACCATTATCGTTTGACCTAAATCGCTTAAATCCGATAACAGGAATGGGACGTATCTTTTCTAAGCGTTCGCTTATGGAGCTTTTTAAGTCTATTGCCAAAATTTTGATTGTAGGATATTTTGTTTATTTATATATTATAGATGAAGTTATTCAAATGCCCAAACTTATCTTTATGGATCTTCAAATGGCACTCATAACAATTGTAAATATTATTTTTAAATTGGCATTTGAAATATGTGCTGTTTTATTGATACTAGGCATAATTGATTTTATGTATCAGAAGTGGCAGCATAAACAGGAATTAAAAATGAGTAAACAAGATATAAAAGATGAATTTAAACAAAGTGAAGGAGATCCGCAGGTTAAAGGAAAAATCAAACAAAAACAAAAACAAATGTCTATACAGAGAATGATGCATGAAGTTCCTAAGGCGGATGTTATAATAACAAATCCTACACACTTCGCGATTGCCTTAAAATATGAGCAGGGAATGACAGCACCGCTTATAATAGCAAAAGGACAAGATCTTGTTGCTCAGAAAATTAAAGCTATTGCCCGTGAGGCACATATAGTTATCGTTGAAAATAAACCATTAGCACGTGCATTATATTTATCTACAGAAATAGGGGATGTTGTTCCTCAGGAACTTTATAAAGCCGTTGCTGAAGTTTTAGCATATGTATACCGTTTGAAAAAGAAAAAATTAGCTTAA
- the flhF gene encoding flagellar biosynthesis protein FlhF: protein MQIKVFKEHTAKKAMDKVRRELGPDAVILHTKKYTTGGIFGYGGKKMVEITAAVEDIPKQEILPKVILPAKKTNISHPANNKDSLTVSPEPAKMVLPKQVLQNYKSNGEMSSLKDMPVPILQTKTKAAKTSKIIKASNNITDLEKSNSVEKKQEKKIQQLQQELAQMKTMLNKVLQGQNSTGASKEILLSDALNEQEIKKTLINEILNIDNNGDENKNLFKNSLQSKNILLKYLRGYMSDSAGIEMEKGHAKVVALIGATGVGKTTTLAKIASRFVLEQGLRAALITADTYRISAVDQLKTYSDIIGLPLEIVYSPIELKNMIDKHNDKQLILIDTAGRSQHNDYQLTELHDFLAVNENIEKHLVLSATTKYKDIVDIIRKFSLCAPDKIIFTKTDETRSVGMIVNLLEEYPITLSYFTNGQSVPDDIFPAKPENLADLLLR, encoded by the coding sequence TTGCAGATTAAAGTATTCAAAGAACATACCGCAAAAAAGGCAATGGACAAAGTTCGCAGGGAATTGGGTCCAGATGCTGTGATTTTACATACAAAAAAATATACTACTGGAGGAATTTTTGGCTATGGTGGAAAAAAAATGGTTGAAATAACTGCTGCTGTTGAAGATATACCCAAACAAGAGATTTTGCCGAAAGTGATTCTTCCGGCAAAAAAGACAAATATTTCTCACCCTGCCAATAATAAAGACAGTTTAACAGTATCACCTGAACCAGCAAAAATGGTATTGCCAAAGCAAGTGTTGCAAAACTATAAAAGTAATGGAGAAATGTCTTCGCTTAAGGATATGCCGGTTCCCATTCTCCAAACAAAAACTAAAGCAGCAAAAACTTCTAAAATAATAAAAGCTTCTAATAATATAACTGATTTAGAAAAAAGTAATTCTGTTGAAAAAAAACAAGAAAAAAAAATACAACAGCTTCAGCAAGAACTAGCACAAATGAAAACTATGCTAAATAAAGTTTTGCAAGGACAAAACTCAACAGGAGCTTCAAAAGAAATATTATTAAGTGATGCTTTAAATGAACAGGAAATAAAAAAAACTTTAATAAATGAAATTTTAAACATAGATAATAATGGTGACGAAAACAAGAACCTTTTCAAAAATTCGCTACAGTCTAAAAATATTTTGTTAAAATATTTAAGGGGTTATATGAGTGATTCTGCTGGAATAGAAATGGAAAAAGGTCATGCTAAGGTCGTTGCTTTAATTGGTGCTACAGGTGTTGGCAAAACCACTACATTGGCTAAAATTGCCTCACGATTTGTGTTGGAACAGGGATTAAGAGCTGCATTAATTACTGCTGATACTTATAGAATATCTGCTGTTGATCAATTAAAGACATATTCTGATATAATTGGATTACCACTAGAAATAGTTTATTCGCCTATTGAGTTGAAAAATATGATAGATAAACATAATGATAAACAACTTATATTGATAGATACAGCTGGAAGAAGTCAACATAATGATTATCAGCTTACAGAATTGCATGATTTTCTTGCAGTTAATGAAAATATAGAAAAACACTTAGTTTTAAGTGCTACTACTAAATATAAAGACATTGTAGATATAATCAGAAAATTTTCCTTATGCGCTCCTGATAAAATCATTTTTACTAAAACAGATGAAACACGCAGTGTGGGTATGATTGTCAATTTGCTGGAAGAGTACCCGATCACTCTGTCATATTTTACTAATGGGCAAAGTGTACCGGATGATATTTTTCCGGCGAAACCAGAAAATTTAGCTGATCTTTTATTGAGGTAA
- a CDS encoding MinD/ParA family protein, which translates to MIDQASKLRKMIEHKKIYGSSHIHDKSSYSPRIIAVTSGKGGVGKTNFTVNLAIALSRLGKKVLIIDADLGLANVEVIMGCLSPYTMMDLLNGNISLEEIILKGPAGIQYISGGSGLEQLSDLSIEDRSLLIHRLYACEEVADIILVDTGAGVGRNVLDFLIAANEIILLTTPEPTALTDAYAVIKAYMARSTVPNIKLVINKIYDKDEGDEVSLKLRMTAEKFLKVTIKNLGMVYDDHNMVNAIKKQIPLLLSYPDTIASKCISQIANSILHGGNIKIKRNWHDFLHRLIFSK; encoded by the coding sequence ATGATTGACCAAGCATCTAAATTAAGGAAAATGATTGAACATAAAAAAATATATGGAAGTAGCCATATACATGATAAATCTAGTTATTCTCCCAGAATAATAGCTGTAACTAGTGGCAAGGGAGGCGTAGGCAAGACTAATTTTACAGTGAATTTGGCTATAGCACTTTCCCGGCTAGGGAAAAAAGTACTTATAATTGATGCGGATCTGGGATTGGCAAACGTAGAAGTTATTATGGGATGTTTATCACCATACACCATGATGGATTTACTTAATGGAAATATATCACTAGAAGAAATTATTTTGAAGGGTCCGGCAGGAATCCAGTATATTTCAGGTGGATCTGGGTTGGAACAATTATCTGATTTATCGATTGAAGATAGATCCCTATTGATACATAGATTATATGCTTGTGAAGAAGTTGCTGATATAATTTTGGTAGATACAGGTGCGGGTGTGGGACGAAATGTTCTTGATTTTTTAATTGCAGCTAATGAAATTATTTTGCTTACTACACCAGAACCCACAGCTCTTACGGATGCATATGCGGTAATAAAAGCATATATGGCTCGGTCAACGGTACCAAATATAAAGCTTGTTATAAATAAGATTTATGATAAAGATGAGGGGGATGAGGTGAGTTTAAAATTACGCATGACAGCAGAAAAATTTCTAAAAGTAACTATAAAAAATTTAGGTATGGTATATGATGACCATAATATGGTTAATGCTATAAAGAAACAAATTCCCCTTTTACTATCGTATCCTGATACCATTGCATCAAAGTGCATATCACAAATAGCAAACTCAATATTGCACGGAGGCAACATAAAAATTAAACGAAATTGGCATGATTTTTTACACCGTTTAATTTTTTCCAAATGA